One Acinetobacter colistiniresistens DNA segment encodes these proteins:
- a CDS encoding TatD family hydrolase: MQLFDTHTHFDVADFDHDRQHLAEQAKRVGVEALVLIGFLESRFDELIQTHQQLLAWENVPRSYLAPGLHPFYIEQHQTEHLQRLEQVLQQHDCVAVGEIGLDTFLKQHKQPELFAKQQHYFIEQLALATQYQKPVLLHIRKAHAESIAILKAQKFKLGGIAHAFSGGVEEAKALVKLGFKIGVTGQITNPNAKKLHQVVQAIGSENLVIETDCPDMTPLCCQTSTEHRTRNTPVNLPYVLERLAQTLDQPKLQLAAQLWHNSLAALQLKF; this comes from the coding sequence ATGCAACTGTTTGATACCCATACCCATTTTGATGTTGCCGATTTCGATCATGATCGGCAACATCTGGCTGAGCAAGCAAAACGGGTGGGGGTCGAAGCGTTGGTGTTAATCGGTTTTCTGGAATCACGATTTGATGAATTGATTCAGACTCATCAACAATTACTCGCTTGGGAAAATGTGCCGCGATCTTATCTGGCCCCGGGTTTACATCCTTTCTATATTGAGCAACACCAAACCGAACATTTACAGCGACTTGAGCAGGTGTTACAGCAGCATGATTGTGTGGCAGTGGGTGAAATTGGGCTGGATACCTTTTTAAAACAGCATAAACAGCCCGAACTATTTGCAAAGCAGCAGCATTATTTTATTGAACAATTGGCATTGGCAACACAATATCAAAAACCAGTGCTGTTACATATCCGTAAAGCACATGCAGAAAGCATTGCGATTTTAAAAGCACAAAAATTCAAATTAGGGGGCATCGCTCATGCCTTTAGTGGTGGCGTGGAAGAAGCCAAAGCCTTAGTGAAACTGGGTTTTAAAATTGGGGTAACAGGACAAATTACCAATCCGAATGCCAAAAAACTGCATCAAGTGGTACAAGCGATAGGCAGTGAAAACTTGGTGATCGAAACCGATTGTCCAGATATGACACCGCTGTGTTGCCAAACTTCGACCGAGCATCGTACCCGCAATACCCCAGTTAATTTACCTTATGTTCTGGAGCGTTTGGCCCAGACCCTTGACCAGCCTAAGCTTCAGCTTGCCGCACAACTCTGGCACAATTCATTGGCAGCGCTACAACTTAAATTTTAA
- a CDS encoding RsiV family protein, with the protein MKTIFKYSVLACAILLAACQPKSEPKESQDKPTDPPAVHQPAEPVLRGETVKLQVNLPECKGNSCPDFTVERLQSNFPFIDQLLDQQILEQLSKILDVVDADTSAASTPKTAEDKSSLDAQAQAYANAFVKIDEELKALSSSHQISLMIKPKILRPKGTLATVVLNSSSYLGGAHGATSQRYYNFDLTTQKQVQLHDLLLPKQKATLDKLAHEAFKTWIVDSKLATDPKEYEQAWPFQVTDNFLLGEQGLILQYGEYEIGPYVVGLPRLVIPFSELQGVLKPEYLPKIDPPAASTPAASTPSQS; encoded by the coding sequence ATGAAAACAATTTTTAAATATAGCGTTCTTGCTTGTGCAATTTTGCTTGCCGCTTGCCAGCCGAAATCAGAGCCGAAAGAATCACAGGATAAACCGACAGATCCTCCTGCAGTACATCAACCCGCCGAGCCAGTTTTACGCGGTGAAACGGTGAAGTTACAGGTGAATTTACCTGAGTGCAAAGGTAATAGTTGTCCAGATTTTACCGTTGAGCGATTACAAAGTAATTTCCCTTTTATTGATCAATTACTGGATCAGCAAATTCTTGAGCAACTGAGCAAGATTTTAGATGTGGTGGATGCGGACACGTCTGCCGCTTCTACACCTAAAACTGCCGAGGACAAATCAAGTCTAGATGCTCAGGCACAAGCTTATGCCAATGCCTTTGTGAAAATAGATGAAGAGTTAAAGGCGCTCAGTAGTAGTCATCAGATTAGCTTGATGATCAAGCCCAAGATTTTACGACCGAAAGGAACTTTGGCGACGGTTGTGTTGAATAGCAGCAGTTACTTGGGGGGAGCACATGGCGCGACCTCACAACGCTATTACAACTTTGATCTGACCACTCAGAAGCAGGTGCAATTACATGATTTATTGTTACCTAAGCAAAAAGCCACTTTAGACAAACTGGCACATGAAGCCTTTAAAACCTGGATTGTTGATTCCAAACTGGCAACAGATCCGAAGGAATATGAACAGGCATGGCCATTTCAAGTCACCGATAATTTCCTATTGGGGGAACAAGGCCTGATTTTACAATATGGTGAATATGAGATTGGCCCGTATGTGGTTGGTTTGCCTCGTTTGGTGATTCCATTCAGTGAGTTACAAGGCGTGTTAAAACCTGAATATTTACCAAAAATTGATCCGCCAGCAGCCTCTACACCCGCTGCAAGTACGCCAAGTCAAAGCTAA
- the acnA gene encoding aconitate hydratase AcnA has translation MARYSKINSFNALQTLSVGSTSYQIFSLARAAQTLGNIERLPKSLKVLLENLLRFEDQKSVKVEHIQALVDWQKSKRSDQEIQYRPARVLMQDFTGVPAVVDLAAMRAAMAQAGGDPNLINPLSPVDLVIDHSVMVDHFADDDAFAENVEIEMQRNGERYQFLRWGQSAFNNFSVVPPGTGICHQVNLEYLAQAVWLGGDEGQVFAFPDTLVGTDSHTTMINGLGVLGWGVGGIEAEAAMLGQPVSMLIPEVIGFKLTGKLKEGITATDLVLTITQMLRQKGVVGKFVEFYGDGLADLPLADRATIANMAPEYGATCGFFPIDEVTLGYLALTGRKQDRIDLVEAYSKEQGLWRHTGDEPIFTDTLSLDMSTVQASLAGPKRPQDRVLLGDVPKTFNALMELNLKPAKEAKERLENEGGGGAQKANLAHEQPACTIDGKSYPLNDGDVVISAITSCTNTSNPSVMLAAGLLAKKAIEKGLQRKPWVKSSLAPGSKVVTDYLAAAGLTPYLDELGYNLVGYGCTTCIGNSGPLPEPIEEAIQCHDLNVASVLSGNRNFEGRVHPLVKTNWLASPPLVVAYGLAGNIRTDLTTQPIGQDQTGQDIYLKDIWPSQLEIDQVLQKVNTDMFHKEYAAVFDGDAAWQAIQIPQSQTYAWQDNSTYIRHPPFFEEINQPPKAINNIEQARILAVLGDSVTTDHISPAGNIKKDSPAGRYLQQQGVEPKDFNSYGSRRGNHEVMMRGTFANIRIKNEMLDGEEGGNTIFIPTGEKLAIYDASMLYQQQQTPLVIIAGKEYGTGSSRDWAAKGTNLLGIKAVIAESFERIHRSNLVGMGVLPLQFVEGQTRQSLNLTGREVLSIYGLSDDIQPHQTLDVEVLREDGSQDQFKVLCRIDTLNEVEYFKAGGILHYVLRNLIAA, from the coding sequence ATGGCCAGATATAGCAAAATCAATAGTTTCAATGCATTACAAACACTCAGCGTCGGTTCGACCTCTTATCAAATCTTTAGCTTGGCGCGAGCGGCTCAAACACTCGGTAATATTGAACGATTACCGAAGTCTTTAAAGGTTTTGCTAGAAAATTTACTCCGTTTTGAAGACCAAAAAAGTGTAAAAGTAGAACATATTCAAGCACTGGTCGATTGGCAGAAAAGTAAACGTTCAGATCAAGAAATTCAATATCGACCGGCACGGGTACTGATGCAGGATTTCACGGGTGTTCCTGCGGTGGTGGATCTGGCTGCGATGCGTGCTGCGATGGCACAGGCAGGTGGTGATCCCAACCTGATTAACCCTTTATCTCCAGTGGATTTGGTGATTGACCACTCGGTGATGGTCGATCATTTTGCCGATGACGATGCTTTTGCAGAAAACGTTGAAATCGAAATGCAGCGGAATGGTGAACGCTATCAATTCCTTCGTTGGGGACAATCTGCTTTTAACAACTTTAGTGTAGTGCCACCGGGTACAGGGATTTGCCACCAAGTCAATTTAGAATATTTAGCGCAAGCCGTCTGGTTAGGTGGTGATGAAGGTCAGGTTTTTGCCTTTCCAGATACCTTGGTGGGGACAGATTCACATACCACCATGATCAATGGACTGGGCGTGCTTGGTTGGGGTGTCGGCGGGATTGAGGCGGAGGCAGCGATGCTAGGACAACCTGTATCGATGCTGATTCCAGAAGTGATTGGTTTCAAACTGACAGGCAAATTAAAGGAAGGCATTACCGCCACGGATTTGGTTTTAACCATTACCCAGATGCTGCGTCAAAAAGGTGTGGTTGGAAAATTTGTTGAGTTCTATGGTGATGGCCTGGCCGATTTACCTTTGGCCGATCGTGCCACCATTGCCAATATGGCCCCAGAATATGGCGCGACCTGTGGGTTCTTCCCGATTGATGAGGTGACGCTGGGTTATTTGGCATTGACGGGACGCAAACAAGACCGTATCGATTTGGTCGAAGCTTATAGTAAAGAGCAAGGCTTATGGCGTCATACCGGTGATGAGCCAATTTTTACTGATACGCTCAGCTTGGATATGAGTACGGTACAAGCCAGTCTGGCAGGACCAAAGCGTCCACAAGATCGGGTTTTGTTGGGCGATGTTCCGAAAACCTTTAATGCGTTGATGGAACTGAATCTTAAACCCGCCAAAGAAGCGAAGGAGCGCTTGGAAAATGAAGGTGGGGGCGGTGCACAAAAAGCCAATTTAGCCCATGAACAACCTGCTTGTACCATCGACGGAAAATCATATCCCCTGAATGACGGCGATGTGGTGATTTCCGCGATTACCTCATGTACCAATACCTCGAATCCAAGTGTGATGTTGGCGGCGGGGCTGCTGGCCAAAAAAGCCATTGAAAAAGGCTTGCAACGTAAACCTTGGGTGAAAAGCTCACTGGCACCAGGTTCCAAAGTGGTGACTGATTATCTGGCAGCAGCAGGTTTAACGCCGTACTTGGATGAGTTGGGTTATAACTTGGTCGGTTATGGTTGTACCACCTGTATTGGTAACTCTGGACCTTTACCTGAACCGATTGAGGAAGCGATTCAGTGTCATGATCTGAATGTGGCTTCGGTGCTTTCAGGCAACCGTAACTTTGAAGGGCGTGTTCATCCTTTAGTGAAAACCAACTGGCTGGCTTCACCACCGCTTGTGGTGGCCTATGGTCTGGCAGGGAATATTCGGACCGATTTAACCACCCAGCCGATCGGACAAGATCAAACTGGGCAAGATATCTATTTGAAAGACATTTGGCCAAGCCAGCTTGAAATTGATCAAGTCTTGCAGAAGGTCAATACCGACATGTTCCATAAGGAATATGCAGCGGTGTTTGATGGAGATGCAGCTTGGCAAGCGATCCAGATTCCGCAAAGCCAGACCTATGCATGGCAAGACAACTCGACCTATATTCGTCACCCACCATTTTTTGAAGAAATTAATCAACCCCCTAAAGCAATTAACAATATTGAACAAGCACGAATCTTGGCGGTATTGGGAGATTCGGTCACCACCGATCATATCTCTCCAGCAGGAAACATCAAGAAAGACAGTCCTGCTGGGCGTTATCTACAGCAGCAAGGGGTTGAACCCAAAGACTTCAACTCTTATGGTTCTCGACGCGGTAATCATGAAGTGATGATGCGCGGGACGTTTGCCAATATCCGCATCAAGAATGAAATGCTGGATGGTGAAGAGGGGGGCAATACCATCTTCATCCCAACAGGTGAAAAGCTAGCGATTTACGATGCATCCATGCTTTATCAGCAACAGCAAACGCCATTAGTGATTATTGCGGGTAAGGAGTATGGTACGGGTTCGTCACGGGACTGGGCGGCAAAAGGCACCAATTTATTGGGTATCAAAGCCGTCATTGCCGAAAGTTTTGAACGGATTCATCGTTCGAATCTGGTTGGTATGGGAGTATTGCCCTTACAGTTTGTGGAGGGTCAAACCCGTCAATCCTTAAATCTGACTGGGCGTGAAGTGCTTTCGATTTATGGGCTATCTGATGATATTCAGCCACATCAGACGCTGGATGTTGAGGTGCTACGAGAAGATGGCAGTCAAGACCAGTTTAAAGTGTTATGTCGTATTGATACCTTGAATGAGGTGGAATATTTTAAAGCAGGTGGCATTTTGCATTATGTGCTACGCAATTTGATTGCTGCATAA